CCGAGTTTCATTGCTATTGAATCGTTCCCAGCAATAATTGGAAATTTAATTTCTATATCCAAATTATCCTTTATCCAATCAATCCATTTAATATGCGAAAATACCTGATCTATGGACATGCCGATCAGTTCACAATCCAATTTTTTAAACTCTTCATAACGTTTTTGAAATGCCACAAATTCTGTAGTACAAACAGGGGTGAAATCTCCCGGATGACTAAATAATACGAACCACTTCCCTTTAAAATCTGCGGGAATGTTCATTGGTCCCTGAGTTGTATTCACTTTAATTTCAGGGAAATCGTCGCCTAATAAAGGCATGTTAAATGTTCGTTCTTCCATTTTAATTCCTTTCGTGTTTAACTTTTCCAGAGACCGTGCAAGTTGCACCATTCTCTCGTTTCTTTGATTTCGGATTTTTTCACAGGAAATTCTGCCTGTGGTTTATCTCCCGGCTTCAATTCTGCTTTGTAAACTTTATCAGCTGTCAAAACTTCGATGAATTTTATATAGTGCTTTTCCATCATTGGATGTTCCTGATTTTGACCAACTTTCACCAAAACGCCGGACTCGGTTTCTTCAATGTAGGGAACGTGCTTCTCTGTGGAAGCATCTTTGGTTTGTGTTTCCAATTTGATCATTGGTTCTCCGCAACAGAAAAGAGCGCTTGCTCCTTCGTTGTTTACTTCGATTAGATTACCGCATTTTATACAGTAATAGATTTCTCTCAATTTTGTCATAATATCCTCCTGGGATTATTTTTTGACCACGAAATACACAGAAAAAACACAGAATTTATTTGAAATAATTTGTGGATACATTTTTGCTTTTCCATAATATATTCCTTTTTCGTGTCATTCCGTGCCAGCCCTGTGAAATGCTTATATTTTTTTATTTCACTCGGGGTGTTTAGTGGTCTGGTTAATTTCTT
The DNA window shown above is from Candidatus Cloacimonadota bacterium and carries:
- a CDS encoding desulfoferrodoxin — translated: MTKLREIYYCIKCGNLIEVNNEGASALFCCGEPMIKLETQTKDASTEKHVPYIEETESGVLVKVGQNQEHPMMEKHYIKFIEVLTADKVYKAELKPGDKPQAEFPVKKSEIKETREWCNLHGLWKS
- a CDS encoding peroxiredoxin, with amino-acid sequence MEERTFNMPLLGDDFPEIKVNTTQGPMNIPADFKGKWFVLFSHPGDFTPVCTTEFVAFQKRYEEFKKLDCELIGMSIDQVFSHIKWIDWIKDNLDIEIKFPIIAGNDSIAMKLGMLHPGKGTNTVRAVFVVDPNGKTRTVLYYPQEIGRNFDEILRVVKALQISDNKKVALPANWPNNELIKDRLIIAPASDVATANKRKIKTDEYECYDWWFCHKENA